Genomic DNA from Bombus affinis isolate iyBomAffi1 chromosome 8, iyBomAffi1.2, whole genome shotgun sequence:
AACCCAAACCAACCGCTAATGGACCTCCCATGTTCAGAAACTTTTCATTTGGTGCACAAACTGCAACTACTGATAAACCACCAACTACACCAGCAGTATACCATGCAGCTCTAAGAACCAAAGGTCCCCCAAGTAAGTACAAAGGTGCAAGGAATGCACCAACAGTACCAGTATGTATCAACCATGCTATTTGTTTTGCACCAAAACCTTCTTTGTATGGGATAGTCTGTAACAATATTCCACTACCCCAAACAGATGCTAATGTTACTAACATGGCAACCCATCCTTGACGCATTACCAAGTTCATCATAGTTGGTGAACGTAAACATACTGCTGCAGCTACAGTGCTGCTTACTATAGAAGCACCGAGGTACATGTATGTAGTCTTAATTCTATCTTTCACATATTGGGGCCATAACCTataaagaattatatatatatcgtattatattCTATTTTGCTATTCTACAACTGATAATATTCTCGTAACTGTAACTCTGATTAAAAGAAAATACTTTGCATAATCTATAGCTCCCATAGATGGTGACAATCCCAAACCATAATAGCACAGTGAACCTATTCCTATTACAGCACCACCAGCAACAACTCCTTTCCCAATAGTGAATGCTATGAATACAAAAGTATTTTCAGTAGTAAGTTTAATACATATATCACAGAATTAACTTTACTGCTATTAACGCCAAAGAATTAAGACTCAAGAATTAACAAAGTAAATGAAgtttagaaataaaagaaacatatTAGGATTATTTATTGCgcacgtataacattataccaatAAATTGGTTATAATGTATATTACATGATAAAtcttaaaaatgttaaaaaatactTATAAAATAGGATCACTCCTCTCCCCTTCTTATTACTACATTCAATGAATACACGAAAATGTGGAACAGCTCATATGAAATAACCCATAATCCATATTCATAATTGCAATTGCATCATATTGCATATGTGTTCTCTATTATTACGTTTGTTCTACATACTTCGTGTATGAATTGAAATCTTACCTGTTTCTCCTGCAGGAGCCATTGCCTGCTCTGAAATAGTGGCTGATCTACGAGCCGATCTTGCAAATGCACTTCGTCCATCGTTAGCAAATAATCTGGTAGATTGAATTCTCGGAATAAACGGTTTCGAATTAATTGGAGCCTTTAGTAGACTGACCAAATTTGATGAGACGGTACTTCGACATACCCTAGCAAGCATCATTTTTGCATGCTAATGTctgaaaaataatatatttgttaATAAAAACATCGATGATATCCGCATATTAGCCTAGGTATGTTAAACAAAAAGTACACACGATTTTGAACGAATTATCTTTtaaaagtttgaaaaatattcaCATATCTAGCAAGATTTATTTAAAACTTCAGATCAATAGTTTTTCGCAAAAATTTCTTGTGATTACTCACAGACGCGGTAAGCTGCAATTGTTCACGACAAATCAATATCTCGAATCGCTAATGCTGACAATTTCCGTGATATATGCGTCTAAAACTTTGAAATAGATATCATACAGATAGTAGAAACGTTGTAAAGAAATCATGATGTACGCGATGAAAGTGCCATCTTTGGTACATAGTTGCATtgaatttgttaaattttcgATCGAACATATCAGATCctaatttatatatttcatatacgtatacatagattgaattttactttatattactttgcgtcataaaaataaaaaatcatttgTTTTTATAACAGAACAAAAGGTTGTACATAATATCTATTTCtaattgttaaaaaatatatacgtgGTTCGGAATGATTTCTTTGTTTAGTAGTGTACAGATACCCGAAATTATGCACACAGATAGGCTTGGAAAAGTTGGAAAATACgtactatttttaaaatatatagttGTAATTAATATCACAAAACATATAATCATACGAAGCATgagttatatataataatgtctaTAATATACAAGTATAATATACAAGTTATGTATATTAGTGTAGATTCACAAAATTTAGAATTAAAATGGTACTTCCGGTTAATTCTATTCATTAACAGTGGCGACGTTGCATCTGTTTGAATTGACCAATTAAATGCAATCTCTATTAATAAAACAACCAATCATGCTCTCAGAGAAATATACCCATAATGCACCGGAGATGGAGGTACGTAGTGGGACAGTTCCTTTAGTGGCTCCACAATTTTGCTTCTTCGTTCATTTCGTTGTTGGACGCCATAGTCGACGTTGCGTTTCGCAGAAAAGTGGACAGTAAATCGCGAACTTTTTCGTGAAAAACCTTGTCTTTAATAATTACTGCTTGAAACATTTGAACGGACGATGGCAGGAGCCGAATCACCTAAATTAAAACAGGAATCGCAGAATGCATCTGCGGAGAATAGTAATGAAAATCCACGAGAACGGAATCCTCCTGGTGGCGGCAACCGCGGCCCTCGCGGGCGAAAAGGAGGAACACG
This window encodes:
- the LOC126919507 gene encoding growth hormone-inducible transmembrane protein-like; translation: MMLARVCRSTVSSNLVSLLKAPINSKPFIPRIQSTRLFANDGRSAFARSARRSATISEQAMAPAGETAFTIGKGVVAGGAVIGIGSLCYYGLGLSPSMGAIDYAKLWPQYVKDRIKTTYMYLGASIVSSTVAAAVCLRSPTMMNLVMRQGWVAMLVTLASVWGSGILLQTIPYKEGFGAKQIAWLIHTGTVGAFLAPLYLLGGPLVLRAAWYTAGVVGGLSVVAVCAPNEKFLNMGGPLAVGLGFVFASSVGSMFLPPTTALGSGLYSISLYGGLVLFSMLLLYDTQRIIKQAETYPTHEYLARPYDPINNAISVYMDAVNIFVRILTMLANGGSKRQK